In Desulfosudis oleivorans Hxd3, the DNA window GGTGCGGACCTTTTACGGCACCTATGAAAAAGCCCGAAAGAAAGAGAAAATCCGAAAACAGTCGTTCGCCAAACTCGAAGAGAGGCTGAACAATGGCACCGGCGATGTTCCCAAAAAGACCTGGATTTACGATGCCGTCAAGGTGGCCGTAGACGATCACTTTTTCAGAAAGGAAAGCAAAGCATTTTTCCTGACGTACGGAAAACTTGGACACAGCCAAAAGGTCCTGCTTACCCAAGTCAAAGATACAAATCAAAAAAAGGAGTTAGTGGAAAAGGCTGTTGAGACGCCACAGACCGTAAAACAGTTCCGAGAAAGCATCCAGGCCATCAAGAAAAAGAAGCGGAAATCAAAGCGTAAAGGCGGACATAGCGATTGGACAAAGCCAGAAAACAACGTCAGTTTTTGTAGTGGCTGTGAAAATGACTGTATCTATTGCTATGGACGATACTTTGCCGCCAATCGAAATCAAATAGCCCCAAATCACTGGTCTAAAATGAAAATAAGGGAGCATCATGTTACAAAAAAACGAACATTACATGCAGGGCTGATTGGCTTTCCATCAACGCACGACATTCTTCCCAGCAATCTCGACGCCACGCTCCTTGTCTTGGGAAAACTTTTACGAGCCGGAAACAAAGTGCTGATTATGTCTAAGCCCCGGCTTGACTGTATCAAAAGACTCTGCTCGGCCTGTGAGTTTTTCAAAGACACAATTCTGTTTCGTTTTACCATTGGGGCAATGGACGATGATATCCTTGGCTTCTGGGAACCCAATGCCCCGACCTATGAGGAACGAAAGGAATGCTTGGCATACGCCCGCAATCAAGGATTTCAGACTTCGGTCAGTATGGAGCCGATGCTCGATACCGAAAATCTGGATGCGTTGATAAAAGCTTTGCGACCTTTGGTGTCAGATAAAATCTGGCTTGGAACAATGGAGTACTTGGGTTGGATAGGAACCCGTATCAAGGCCGATTCCAAGGGCGAGTTAGAAAGACTGGAACAGGGGCAAACACCGGATAAGCTAGTGTCCATCTTCAACAGATACGAAGACGATCCAATGATTGAGTGGAAAACAGTAGCGTTGAAAATAATAGAAGCCCATAAACAACAGGAGAGAAAACCATAAAGCTTAAGCGAGGATAATTTGGATATGAACCGTATGACAATATCAATTCTGCTCGTTGTTTCTATTTTAACTTTCAATTCAGCCTTCTTGTGTGCGGATAGTAAATTTCTTGATTCTTCAAAAACACCAGAAAAAGAGATGGACTATAAGTTCATAGCACCGAAGACGACAATAGAGACAGGAGTAATAATGACAAAAGACGGTCAAAATATTGTAGCTCGAAAAATTTCTGAGGATAACAATGTTATAGTCTATTATTTAGGGCATATAGCCCATGGAATAACCGTAGACAAAGT includes these proteins:
- a CDS encoding radical SAM protein, with the translated sequence MAYKTRREEPSAIMASPESSVKPDHIKIIKGSTDILLIAPHACIRDGKPKDDENTGPITEMVAHQIGCSAIINTHFHKPDSKKYPRGMGKGNLDLNVIADAEMVPGYLDAIRAVVEAPGKTTVIWIHGADNANAIEVASEATYDFPGDEIHAFIGYGQGGSRPKSGCKNLFTAKPETVERFRDALISNRMNAVLTDKDAVNYRGRRTKGMNQWFLNQEYTLDQVESIQLEIRKAGFRDLHHNIEKTAGILIEALSQEALVPVIPEETVADEHLVDIAFNHLRGIFAKHIHEAMLQAGRYLVRTFYGTYEKARKKEKIRKQSFAKLEERLNNGTGDVPKKTWIYDAVKVAVDDHFFRKESKAFFLTYGKLGHSQKVLLTQVKDTNQKKELVEKAVETPQTVKQFRESIQAIKKKKRKSKRKGGHSDWTKPENNVSFCSGCENDCIYCYGRYFAANRNQIAPNHWSKMKIREHHVTKKRTLHAGLIGFPSTHDILPSNLDATLLVLGKLLRAGNKVLIMSKPRLDCIKRLCSACEFFKDTILFRFTIGAMDDDILGFWEPNAPTYEERKECLAYARNQGFQTSVSMEPMLDTENLDALIKALRPLVSDKIWLGTMEYLGWIGTRIKADSKGELERLEQGQTPDKLVSIFNRYEDDPMIEWKTVALKIIEAHKQQERKP